CGCTCGATCGCGAACGTCACGGGGAAACTCGTGCCGCTCATGGCGGTCCTGTACGTAGGGTCCGTGACCGTGATCCTGATCCTGAACGCCAGCGCCATTCCGGGAGCGCTCGCGGCCATCGTGCAGGGGGCGTTCTCGCCGCAGGGCGTGGCGGGCGGCGTGATCGGCGTGATGATCCAGGGCATCCGGCGTGCCACGTTCAGCAACGAGGCCGGGATCGGCACGGCGTCCATCGCCCACAGTCCGGTCAAGACGCAGCGGCCCGTCACGGAAGGTTTCGTGGGCCTGCTCGAACCGTTCATCGACACGGTCGTCATCTGCACCATGACCGCCCTCGCCATCGTCGTGACCGGCTCTTACACGGTGTCTGGCCTGGACGGCGTGGGCATCACGGACACCGCCTTCCGAACCGTGGCACCGTGGTTCAGCTGGCTGCTGACGCTGGCGGTCCTGATGTTCGCGTACTCCACCATGATCAGTTACGCCTACTACGGCACCCGCGCCGTGCGGTACCTGTTCGGGCCGAACGAACTCGTCACGAACGTCTTCAAGGGCGTGTTCCTGCTGTTCATCGTGATCGGCGCAAGCATGGACCTGGGCGCCGTGATCGACTTCAGTGACGCGATGCTGTTCACCATGAGCATCCCGAACATCATCGGGCTGTACCTGCTGATTCCGGTCGTGAAACGCGAACTGGCGAACTACCGCGCCGACCTGCAGGCCGGCCGGGTCCGGCCCGCCACGCCCGGCCAGTAATACGGACTCCGATTGAATGGGCTGCAAAGCCCATTCAATCCGAGCGAAGCGAGTGGGAGCAAAACGGGTTCCGGACGTGGAACCGACAATCCGGTGAAGTTCCGGATTGTCGGCGAAACAAACGGAATCCGATAATACGGACTCCGGGCCGGGCGGCGCTGTGCCAGACTGCGCGGCGATGACGGCCCCCCACTCCCCTGGTTCCACGTTCCGGCCGGCGTTCTGGCGGGGCTTCCGGGCGCTGCTGCCGCTGTGGCCGGGCATGGTGCCGTTTGCCGCCGCGTACGCCGTGACCGCGCGGGCCGGGGGCCTGAGCATCTGGGAGACGCAACT
The DNA window shown above is from Deinococcus sp. LM3 and carries:
- a CDS encoding alanine/glycine:cation symporter family protein, which translates into the protein MVAPVSSFLSGVVFASLPVGGVPVPLIVVWLLVAAIVCTVAFRFVNLTGFWHAIQIVRGRFDTPTADTPGTITHFQALSTAVSGTVGLGNIAGVAVAISLGGPGATFWMILAGLLGMSTKFVECTLGVKYRQIQPDGRVDGGPMFYLRDGLAELGRARLGRVMASVFAVCMVFASLGGGNMFQSNQAFQQLVNATGGATSPLAGNGWMAGLVLAALVGAVILGGIRSIANVTGKLVPLMAVLYVGSVTVILILNASAIPGALAAIVQGAFSPQGVAGGVIGVMIQGIRRATFSNEAGIGTASIAHSPVKTQRPVTEGFVGLLEPFIDTVVICTMTALAIVVTGSYTVSGLDGVGITDTAFRTVAPWFSWLLTLAVLMFAYSTMISYAYYGTRAVRYLFGPNELVTNVFKGVFLLFIVIGASMDLGAVIDFSDAMLFTMSIPNIIGLYLLIPVVKRELANYRADLQAGRVRPATPGQ